A stretch of the Marmota flaviventris isolate mMarFla1 chromosome 12, mMarFla1.hap1, whole genome shotgun sequence genome encodes the following:
- the Mrps14 gene encoding small ribosomal subunit protein uS14m yields MAASMLGSLLRTFRQVVPSLASRQVRSYYVDWRMLRDVKRRKMAYEYADDRLRINSLRKNTILPKDLQEMADKEIAALPRDSCPVRIRNRCVVTSRPRGVKRRWRLSRIVFRHLADHGQLSGVQRAMW; encoded by the exons ATGGCGGCTTCCATGCTGGGCTCGCTGTTACGGACGTTCCGGCAG GTGGTTCCTTCATTAGCTTCACGCCAAGTCCGAAGTTACTATGTAGACTGGAGAATGTTGCGTGACGTGAAGAGACGAAAAATGGCCTATGAATATGCCGATGACAGGTTGCGGATCAATTCCCTCCGGAAGAATACCATTTTGCCCAAAGATCTTCAG GAAATGGCTGATAAAGAAATTGCAGCCCTTCCCCGGGATAGCTGTCCTGTTAGGATTAGGAATCGATGTGTTGTGACATCTCGTCCACGTGGTGTAAAGCGACGCTGGAGGCTTAGTCGAATCGTCTTCCGACACTTAGCTGACCATGGGCAACTTTCTGGGGTCCAGCGAGCAATGTGGTAA